Proteins from one Thaumasiovibrio subtropicus genomic window:
- a CDS encoding glutathione S-transferase family protein gives MGKLVKGEWHDVWYDTKESDGKFVREDAGFRSWISEDGPYYPDSGRYHLYVSLACPWAHRTLILRELKGLTDHIDVTIVSPDMLSKGWEFEAPEPLFGANYMHQIYTQAKRDYTGRVTVPVLWDKKTNTIVSNESSEIIRMFNHAFNSLTGNTDDYYPEALRSDIDEWNDFVYPNINNGVYRCGFATTQEAYSEAFEALFAALDKVDAHLATQRYLAGDQITEADWRLFTTLIRFDAVYVGHFKCNLRRIADYPHIQGYMKELYQVEGVAKTVDFYHIKRHYYFSHTMINPTQVVPEGPELDLSSPHGREG, from the coding sequence ATGGGAAAGTTAGTCAAAGGTGAATGGCACGACGTGTGGTATGACACAAAGGAAAGTGATGGCAAGTTTGTACGCGAAGATGCCGGTTTTCGCAGCTGGATCAGTGAAGATGGCCCTTATTACCCCGATTCTGGTCGCTATCATTTATACGTTTCGCTAGCCTGTCCATGGGCGCACCGCACCCTCATTTTACGTGAGCTGAAAGGTCTAACCGACCACATTGATGTGACCATCGTCAGCCCAGACATGCTGTCGAAAGGCTGGGAGTTTGAAGCGCCGGAGCCTTTGTTTGGTGCGAACTACATGCATCAGATCTACACCCAAGCCAAACGTGACTACACGGGGCGTGTCACTGTGCCTGTGTTGTGGGATAAGAAAACCAATACCATTGTCAGCAATGAATCCTCAGAAATTATTCGTATGTTTAACCATGCGTTTAACAGCCTGACGGGTAACACGGATGATTATTACCCTGAGGCACTGCGCTCAGACATCGACGAATGGAATGACTTTGTTTATCCCAATATCAACAATGGTGTCTATCGATGTGGTTTTGCGACGACGCAAGAGGCTTATTCTGAAGCCTTTGAGGCGCTGTTTGCCGCTCTCGATAAGGTTGATGCTCACTTGGCGACTCAGCGTTACCTTGCTGGCGATCAGATCACTGAAGCAGATTGGCGCTTATTCACCACCCTGATTCGTTTTGATGCGGTGTATGTGGGTCACTTTAAGTGCAACCTACGTCGAATTGCTGACTATCCACATATTCAAGGGTACATGAAAGAGCTCTATCAAGTTGAGGGTGTGGCAAAAACAGTAGACTTTTACCATATTAAACGTCACTACTATTTTAGCCATACGATGATCAACCCAACCCAAGTTGTTCCAGAAGGCCCTGAACTGGATTTGTCCTCGCCTCATGGTCGTGAAGGTTGA
- a CDS encoding response regulator — protein MADLESLKLNAIRMGWLHARILIVDDSLTEAALLKSLLRQVGVVELFSASSPDDAIQLCQQHAVQVIIIDYHLESILNGSELLCALRQKHLIHLDCASLLISGDNSSEVILSSLEAEPDAFVRKPVSMTTLCQNIDRAWLSSQITRPISKALQDGDKKKALKLCEMQIARLGKHQRVEKLWLDLLMESEQWDKAESVALTLAAEEASAHTALTLAQIHLYRKEIETAIEQLNQLITAFPLCIEGYDLLVEVLKSERRFEEAIALSHVALKLTPNSTPRAMQLAKLAVKQDDFKKLTYAGHCLASYLPLLGERWLEYFSAYLYEFETFYFKQEPHRQAAMLKDLNITYQRAKERVRAAQQAKLKCLGRLAWIRLTIKNAEDLNAKQQLMRALAPYYNRFNELPLTIRADAIKPLFILGEAELAHLFLQQLKSGEKLSQSTKQKYLRLINASDLCKQGLALYQTIQIMKQHLALTPERVKQQAELLLERYPLSNQLHFLYLLACQLLKELPTAKVTASLSSLNISPLTSEDNACKLELERFFHTNDKEDEQ, from the coding sequence ATGGCTGATTTGGAATCACTCAAACTCAATGCCATTCGGATGGGTTGGCTCCATGCCAGAATATTGATCGTCGACGACAGCCTAACTGAAGCCGCATTACTAAAATCCTTGCTACGCCAAGTTGGTGTGGTGGAGCTCTTTTCGGCCTCATCCCCAGATGATGCTATCCAACTTTGCCAACAACATGCGGTGCAAGTCATCATTATCGACTACCACCTTGAGAGCATTCTCAACGGTAGCGAGCTACTCTGTGCATTAAGACAAAAGCACCTGATTCACCTAGATTGTGCCTCACTGCTTATCTCCGGTGACAACTCATCAGAAGTTATCTTGTCGAGTTTAGAAGCCGAGCCCGATGCGTTTGTTCGAAAGCCCGTTTCGATGACAACGTTGTGCCAAAACATTGATCGTGCGTGGCTTTCAAGTCAAATCACCCGCCCTATTTCAAAAGCATTGCAGGATGGCGATAAAAAGAAAGCGTTGAAGCTCTGCGAAATGCAGATTGCCCGCTTGGGAAAACACCAACGGGTGGAGAAACTCTGGCTTGATCTGCTCATGGAAAGTGAACAATGGGACAAAGCAGAAAGTGTTGCGTTAACACTTGCGGCCGAAGAGGCTTCAGCGCATACCGCATTAACATTGGCGCAAATACATCTGTATCGAAAGGAGATAGAAACAGCGATAGAGCAATTAAACCAGCTGATTACTGCATTTCCACTCTGTATCGAAGGCTATGATTTGCTGGTAGAAGTACTTAAGTCAGAACGGCGCTTTGAGGAAGCTATCGCACTCAGCCATGTCGCATTAAAACTCACTCCCAACTCAACACCACGCGCCATGCAGCTAGCAAAACTTGCGGTAAAGCAAGATGACTTTAAAAAACTCACCTACGCTGGGCATTGCTTAGCCTCCTACCTCCCGCTGCTGGGCGAGCGCTGGCTGGAGTACTTCTCTGCCTACCTTTATGAGTTTGAAACGTTTTATTTCAAGCAAGAACCCCATCGTCAAGCGGCAATGCTGAAAGATCTTAATATTACCTATCAGAGAGCAAAAGAGCGGGTTCGTGCAGCACAGCAGGCCAAGTTAAAGTGTTTAGGTCGCTTAGCCTGGATTCGATTAACCATCAAAAATGCCGAAGACCTCAACGCCAAGCAGCAATTGATGCGCGCCTTGGCGCCTTACTATAATCGATTCAACGAACTTCCTCTTACCATTAGGGCAGATGCTATTAAGCCGCTTTTTATTCTGGGTGAGGCAGAGTTAGCTCACCTTTTTCTTCAACAACTCAAGTCTGGAGAAAAACTCAGTCAATCGACCAAGCAGAAGTACCTACGTTTGATTAACGCTAGCGACCTCTGTAAACAAGGGCTTGCCCTCTATCAGACCATTCAAATCATGAAGCAACACTTAGCGCTAACACCAGAGAGAGTCAAACAGCAAGCCGAGTTGTTGCTAGAACGCTACCCTCTTTCCAACCAGTTGCATTTTCTCTACTTACTCGCCTGTCAGTTACTCAAAGAGCTGCCGACAGCCAAAGTGACTGCCAGCCTCTCCTCACTCAATATTTCGCCGCTTACCAGTGAGGACAATGCGTGTAAGTTGGAATTAGAGCGTTTTTTTCACACTAATGATAAGGAAGATGAGCAGTAA
- a CDS encoding SgcJ/EcaC family oxidoreductase, which produces MSDSIGKVIFKEWNDALATLDPQKVVACYSDEAILIPTLSNQVRCNKEEIQDYFTQFLQKRPQGTIELEQTREISEDVVINSGIYTFRFDDDAATDTQARFTFLYKKEAQGWKILEHHSSLLPEVVA; this is translated from the coding sequence ATGTCAGATTCAATAGGGAAAGTGATTTTTAAAGAGTGGAATGATGCATTAGCGACATTGGACCCACAAAAAGTGGTTGCTTGCTATTCCGACGAGGCGATTCTTATTCCCACCCTTTCAAACCAAGTGCGTTGCAACAAAGAGGAAATTCAGGATTATTTCACTCAGTTCTTACAAAAACGCCCTCAAGGAACCATCGAGCTGGAGCAAACACGTGAGATCTCTGAAGATGTTGTGATTAATTCGGGTATTTATACTTTTCGTTTTGACGATGATGCCGCAACCGATACCCAAGCGCGTTTTACATTTCTCTATAAAAAAGAAGCGCAAGGGTGGAAGATCCTTGAACATCACTCCTCGCTATTACCCGAAGTCGTTGCTTAG
- a CDS encoding efflux RND transporter periplasmic adaptor subunit codes for MKKTIIAVTLLAVLGGGYWYSQQQEAESSSPAATSQRRGPQSVSVTTALVETRPLSQSLNLVGSLKARDAINIASEVTGKIERVAVGENSQVEAGELLVQLDANKARASLQEAQAYHKDERRKLREYISLVERGAVTQTQVEAQQASVDIAKARMAAAQKAYDDHALLAPFSGTVGLIDISKGQLVSNNSALMTLDDLSVMQLDLSVPEIYLSQIEIGATVVATSQAWGNTPFIGQIAAIDSRVQAESLNIRVRVRFENDDSKLKPGMLMNAALVFAPQEMPVIPVQALEYSGTKRFVYTLDEDNVATRTEITLGGRVDNSVMVEAGLVGGERIVVQGLVNIRDGVTVEDVEVAQTRPASAAQRSQ; via the coding sequence ATGAAAAAAACCATCATCGCGGTGACCCTTCTCGCCGTCTTGGGAGGCGGCTACTGGTACTCCCAACAGCAAGAGGCTGAGTCTTCTTCTCCTGCAGCAACGTCTCAGCGCCGTGGCCCTCAGTCAGTGTCTGTTACAACAGCGCTAGTAGAGACGCGTCCTCTTAGCCAGTCTCTTAATCTTGTGGGGTCGTTGAAAGCGCGTGATGCTATCAATATTGCTTCAGAAGTGACCGGAAAAATCGAGCGTGTCGCCGTCGGTGAGAACAGTCAGGTAGAAGCGGGCGAGCTGCTCGTTCAACTGGACGCCAATAAGGCGCGCGCGAGTTTGCAAGAAGCGCAAGCGTATCACAAAGATGAGCGCCGTAAGCTGCGTGAATACATTAGCTTAGTTGAGCGTGGTGCGGTGACGCAAACCCAAGTTGAAGCGCAACAGGCATCGGTAGATATTGCCAAAGCGCGTATGGCAGCGGCGCAGAAAGCTTACGATGACCATGCCTTGTTGGCGCCATTTTCCGGTACGGTAGGGTTGATTGATATCAGTAAAGGTCAACTTGTTAGCAATAACAGTGCATTGATGACCCTTGATGATCTGAGTGTGATGCAGCTTGATCTCTCTGTGCCGGAAATCTATTTGTCGCAAATTGAAATTGGCGCCACGGTTGTTGCTACCAGCCAAGCTTGGGGAAATACGCCGTTTATTGGTCAAATCGCCGCGATTGATTCTCGTGTTCAAGCCGAGTCGCTGAATATTCGTGTCAGAGTGCGGTTTGAGAATGACGACAGCAAACTCAAGCCGGGCATGCTGATGAATGCTGCGTTAGTCTTTGCGCCCCAAGAGATGCCAGTGATTCCTGTGCAAGCGCTGGAGTACTCAGGGACTAAGCGTTTCGTTTACACCTTGGATGAAGATAATGTGGCAACACGCACTGAGATTACCTTGGGTGGCCGTGTGGACAACAGCGTGATGGTAGAAGCCGGATTGGTTGGCGGAGAGCGCATTGTTGTGCAAGGTCTGGTGAATATCCGCGATGGTGTCACCGTGGAAGATGTGGAAGTCGCGCAAACACGTCCAGCGTCAGCTGCGCAGCGGAGTCAGTAG
- a CDS encoding multidrug efflux RND transporter permease subunit, translating to MWISDVSVKRPVVAIVLSLLLCVFGYVSFERMSVREYPDVDNPVVTISTTYRGASATVIESQITTVIEDQLTGISGIDSITSASRNGSSRITVVFDIGWDLVEGVSDIRDAVERAKRRLPEEADDPLVSKSNGSGEASLYINLTSSEMDRTQLTDYTNRVLDDRFSLITGVSSIQITGALNQVMYVQLRPELMAGRRVTSSDIIAALRNENIEMPGGVVRNDTTVMSVRTARLYQTPEDFEYLVVRFAEDGTPIYLRDVASVFVGAENENSTFKSNGVANLSLGIVTQSDANPLDVAKRVREEVALLQAYLPEGTTLEVDYDATLYIERSIAEVFNTLVITGGLVIIVLYVFIGQARATLIPAVTVPVSLISAFIAAYAFGFSINILTLMALILSIGLVVDDAIVVVENIYHHIEQGESPLLAAYKGTREVGFAVVATTAVLVMVFLPITFMDGMVGKFFTEFAVLLAVAVMFSSLIALTLTPVLGSKILKANVKRGAFNRAVDTVFEKLENGYRALVTFAVRMRWGAPLVIVGCVAASGFLMKHIPAQLAPMEDRGVIFVFVRGAEGTSYNRMVSNMELVEERILPMVGNGEIRSMNFQTPAFGGNAGDQTGFVIIQLEEWEQRTRHAEEILGDMRKVLHGIPDVRVFPFMPGMRGGSSEPVQMVLGGADYAELNAWAEKLKVIAEESEQMTGADLNYSEATPELLVTIDTQRAAQLGVTASTVASTLEVMLGGRRETTYVDRGEEYDVYLRGEEERFNNATDLSKIYVRTSKGELITLDTVTKIEEIASAQRLNHYMKQKAITLSANLNEGYTLGDALNYLEAEAIALLPADITISYSGESKDFKENQSSTLFVFSLALLVAYLVLAAQFESFVNPLVIMLTVPMGIFGGFAGLWITDLSLNIYSQIGMIMLIGMVTKNGILIVEFANQLRDRGRQFESAIIEASVRRLRPILMTAFTTLFGSLPLIFSDGAGAESRVAVGTVVFFGMAFATLVTLVVIPAMYRLLAAKTQSPGHIEQLLEKELEKDVVTRHNHG from the coding sequence ATGTGGATTTCTGACGTTTCCGTAAAGCGGCCTGTTGTCGCTATTGTACTGAGCTTACTATTGTGTGTTTTTGGGTATGTCTCCTTTGAACGCATGTCAGTACGAGAATATCCTGATGTTGATAACCCAGTTGTTACTATTTCTACGACGTACCGTGGCGCGTCTGCCACGGTTATCGAGAGTCAAATCACCACCGTTATTGAAGATCAATTGACGGGGATCAGTGGCATAGACTCCATCACCTCGGCGAGCCGCAATGGCTCTTCTCGTATTACCGTGGTGTTCGACATTGGTTGGGATCTTGTCGAGGGGGTCAGTGATATTCGTGATGCGGTAGAACGGGCTAAGCGTCGCTTGCCTGAAGAAGCCGACGATCCTTTGGTCTCGAAGTCGAATGGCTCAGGTGAGGCATCGCTGTATATCAATCTAACATCCTCTGAGATGGATCGTACCCAATTAACCGATTACACCAACCGAGTCCTTGATGATCGCTTTAGTTTGATTACCGGGGTTTCATCGATTCAAATTACTGGCGCACTGAATCAGGTGATGTATGTGCAATTGCGTCCTGAATTGATGGCGGGGCGACGGGTGACCAGTAGCGATATTATTGCCGCGCTACGCAATGAAAACATTGAAATGCCGGGTGGTGTGGTGCGTAACGATACCACGGTGATGTCAGTACGTACTGCCCGTTTGTATCAAACACCTGAGGATTTCGAATACCTCGTCGTGCGTTTTGCTGAAGATGGCACGCCGATTTACCTTCGTGATGTGGCAAGCGTGTTTGTTGGCGCTGAAAATGAAAACTCTACCTTTAAGAGTAATGGTGTCGCTAACCTGAGCCTTGGTATTGTGACCCAATCGGACGCCAACCCGTTGGATGTCGCAAAGCGGGTTCGCGAGGAAGTGGCACTGCTACAAGCTTATTTACCCGAAGGCACGACGTTAGAAGTCGACTATGATGCTACCTTGTACATCGAGCGTTCTATTGCAGAAGTGTTCAACACGCTGGTGATCACCGGTGGTTTGGTCATCATTGTCCTTTATGTCTTTATCGGTCAAGCCCGAGCAACGCTTATCCCCGCCGTTACCGTACCTGTTTCGCTGATCTCGGCGTTTATTGCGGCTTACGCGTTCGGTTTTTCTATTAATATCCTCACCTTGATGGCGCTGATTTTGTCAATCGGTCTGGTGGTCGACGATGCCATCGTCGTGGTGGAGAACATTTATCACCATATCGAACAAGGTGAGTCGCCTTTGTTGGCGGCGTATAAAGGAACTCGTGAAGTCGGCTTTGCGGTAGTGGCGACGACGGCAGTACTGGTCATGGTTTTCTTACCCATCACCTTTATGGATGGCATGGTCGGTAAGTTCTTTACCGAGTTTGCCGTACTGCTTGCGGTTGCCGTGATGTTCTCTTCTTTGATTGCATTGACCCTAACGCCAGTATTAGGCAGTAAAATCCTCAAAGCGAATGTGAAGCGTGGCGCGTTTAACCGTGCCGTCGATACCGTGTTTGAAAAACTAGAGAATGGCTATCGCGCATTGGTCACTTTCGCAGTCAGAATGCGTTGGGGTGCCCCGTTGGTGATTGTCGGGTGCGTGGCAGCGAGTGGATTTTTGATGAAGCATATCCCTGCCCAGCTTGCACCAATGGAAGACCGTGGCGTTATCTTTGTCTTTGTTCGAGGTGCGGAAGGTACCAGTTATAACCGTATGGTTTCGAATATGGAGCTGGTGGAAGAGCGCATTTTACCTATGGTCGGCAATGGTGAAATTCGTTCGATGAACTTCCAGACCCCGGCTTTTGGCGGCAATGCAGGTGACCAAACGGGATTCGTGATTATTCAGCTCGAAGAGTGGGAGCAACGTACCCGTCACGCCGAAGAGATACTGGGCGATATGCGCAAAGTGCTTCACGGTATTCCCGATGTACGTGTTTTCCCGTTTATGCCAGGCATGCGTGGCGGATCATCTGAACCAGTGCAAATGGTGCTCGGTGGTGCGGATTATGCCGAACTCAATGCGTGGGCGGAAAAGCTGAAGGTCATTGCCGAAGAGAGCGAGCAGATGACCGGGGCGGATCTTAACTATTCAGAAGCGACCCCTGAACTTTTGGTAACCATTGATACGCAGCGTGCTGCGCAACTGGGTGTGACGGCATCGACGGTGGCATCGACGTTGGAAGTGATGCTGGGTGGACGTCGTGAAACGACGTATGTTGATCGAGGTGAAGAGTATGATGTCTATCTACGTGGTGAAGAGGAGCGCTTCAACAACGCCACTGACCTCAGTAAGATCTATGTGCGTACCAGCAAAGGTGAATTGATCACCTTAGATACCGTGACCAAAATTGAAGAGATCGCATCAGCACAACGCCTGAATCACTATATGAAGCAAAAGGCGATCACCCTCAGTGCAAACCTTAACGAAGGTTACACTTTAGGTGATGCGCTGAATTATCTCGAGGCTGAAGCGATCGCGCTACTGCCAGCAGATATCACGATCAGCTATAGCGGTGAATCAAAGGACTTCAAGGAAAACCAAAGTTCTACCTTGTTTGTCTTTAGCCTGGCGTTATTGGTGGCGTATCTCGTACTCGCGGCGCAGTTTGAGAGTTTCGTTAACCCCTTGGTGATCATGCTGACGGTGCCTATGGGGATCTTTGGCGGCTTTGCCGGACTCTGGATTACCGATCTTTCGCTGAATATCTACAGTCAGATCGGCATGATCATGCTGATTGGTATGGTGACCAAGAACGGTATCTTGATTGTTGAATTTGCTAACCAACTGCGTGACCGTGGTCGTCAGTTTGAATCTGCGATTATCGAGGCGTCAGTACGCCGTCTGCGTCCTATCTTGATGACGGCTTTCACCACGCTGTTTGGTTCGCTACCACTGATCTTTTCAGACGGTGCTGGTGCGGAAAGCCGAGTGGCTGTGGGTACTGTGGTGTTCTTCGGCATGGCGTTTGCAACCTTGGTAACACTGGTTGTCATTCCGGCAATGTACCGCTTGTTAGCGGCAAAAACGCAATCTCCGGGCCATATTGAACAACTACTCGAAAAAGAGCTTGAGAAAGATGTGGTGACACGTCATAACCACGGTTAA